The following are encoded in a window of Persicobacter psychrovividus genomic DNA:
- a CDS encoding DUF4248 domain-containing protein: MYKQDVANIIFGHAASASASMQALRREIKRCRELRQKLKSLSSNDRVHYYNAQQVQLLFEHFGINTEDALF; this comes from the coding sequence ATGTATAAGCAAGATGTTGCTAACATTATTTTTGGACACGCCGCCTCAGCATCCGCATCCATGCAAGCGTTGAGGCGAGAGATTAAACGGTGCAGGGAATTACGGCAGAAGTTGAAGAGCCTATCATCGAATGATCGGGTGCATTATTACAATGCGCAGCAGGTGCAGTTGCTGTTTGAGCATTTTGGAATCAACACTGAGGATGCTTTGTTTTGA
- a CDS encoding ParB/RepB/Spo0J family partition protein, whose product MNFLEQVKQGTGSVFAHHEQDQNPYVIYHSTQDISVHPDFEAYIQKPTPEEQQRLKESIQAEGVRDPLVVWLHEGEKILLDGHNRLGIIKALDLDRFPTVEKHFSNVDEAKEWMLINQLGRRNLNSKQMKYYRGLLYNRMKNENGGIRRGANFSGKNLPTEKRVSEYIAQEHGVSEKTVRNDALYQIGLDKLEAQEAGAKEAILLGFRKLSDAKVIAFAKDQPLSAPQKKESKSVSKLPTQSDIEKAIELLMLAKQEQYITQPQLQRLAQIIE is encoded by the coding sequence ATGAATTTTCTCGAACAAGTCAAACAAGGTACCGGAAGCGTTTTTGCCCACCACGAGCAAGACCAAAATCCTTATGTAATTTATCATTCCACGCAGGACATCAGCGTTCATCCTGACTTCGAAGCCTACATTCAGAAGCCAACGCCGGAGGAACAACAACGCCTCAAAGAAAGCATTCAAGCCGAAGGCGTGCGTGATCCGCTGGTGGTTTGGCTACATGAAGGCGAAAAAATCCTACTCGACGGACACAACCGATTGGGCATTATTAAAGCTCTCGATTTGGATCGGTTCCCCACGGTGGAGAAACATTTTAGCAATGTTGATGAGGCAAAAGAATGGATGCTTATCAATCAGTTAGGTCGCCGAAATTTGAACAGCAAACAGATGAAATATTATCGGGGATTGTTGTATAATCGGATGAAGAATGAGAACGGAGGTATCAGACGAGGGGCAAATTTCAGTGGGAAAAATTTACCCACTGAAAAAAGAGTGTCTGAATATATAGCCCAAGAGCACGGAGTTTCAGAGAAAACGGTAAGGAATGATGCTTTGTACCAAATCGGACTGGATAAATTAGAAGCCCAGGAAGCCGGTGCAAAGGAGGCTATTCTGTTAGGCTTCCGGAAGCTATCTGATGCAAAAGTGATTGCCTTTGCCAAAGATCAACCACTTAGCGCTCCCCAAAAGAAGGAATCAAAGTCCGTTTCCAAATTGCCTACCCAAAGTGATATTGAGAAAGCCATTGAATTACTAATGTTGGCGAAGCAAGAGCAGTATATCACCCAACCGCAGCTTCAAAGACTTGCGCAGATTATTGAATAA
- a CDS encoding ParA family protein: MIITFANNKGGVGKTSILAMTAAAMFYLQNRKVAILDTDPQQSISVLSKFSSRKHPEVFTINRKTSNDELIDLILDLKSRFDDVLVDTSGYAESEVNRIVLSLTDITIVPTICTTLDFAATADFIQSLNYVHNLRKQYGETPMQIFVLANKVRGRVKHEALVKNFDAQFLGEGIKQHVKFEEVSLDRIAIDMIKSGFQSYIEDLNQVIEPKAVAL; this comes from the coding sequence ATGATTATCACATTCGCAAATAACAAAGGAGGCGTCGGTAAGACCTCCATTTTGGCCATGACCGCCGCCGCTATGTTCTACCTCCAAAACCGCAAGGTCGCTATACTGGACACCGATCCGCAACAAAGCATATCGGTCCTCTCGAAATTCAGCAGCCGCAAGCATCCGGAGGTTTTCACAATTAACCGCAAGACGAGTAATGATGAGTTGATTGACTTGATCTTGGATTTGAAAAGCCGTTTTGATGATGTGTTGGTCGATACTTCCGGCTATGCCGAATCGGAGGTGAACCGTATCGTTTTGTCGCTGACCGACATTACGATCGTGCCGACGATCTGCACCACTCTTGACTTTGCTGCCACTGCCGATTTCATTCAATCCCTGAATTATGTTCACAATTTGCGCAAGCAATACGGCGAAACGCCGATGCAGATTTTTGTGTTGGCGAACAAAGTTCGAGGGCGAGTCAAGCACGAAGCACTGGTCAAAAATTTCGATGCTCAATTCTTAGGTGAAGGCATCAAACAGCATGTGAAGTTTGAAGAGGTGAGCTTAGACCGCATAGCCATTGACATGATAAAGTCCGGTTTTCAATCCTACATAGAGGACCTTAACCAAGTGATCGAACCAAAAGCAGTAGCCCTATGA